One genomic region from Thermoleptolyngbya sichuanensis A183 encodes:
- a CDS encoding carotenoid oxygenase family protein, whose protein sequence is MQTQPLSTTRPYSRRDWQTGYRSLEQELDYAIEDVAGEIPPELEGTLFRNGPGRLELGGQRYRHPFDGDGMVCAIALRNGRAHFRNRFVRTEGFVAEQQAQKILYRGVFGTQKPGGVLSNAFDLRRKNIANTNVIYWGGKLLALWEAAEPYRLDPRTLETLGPDDLKGGLKPGEAFAAHPWVDPASELDGGEPCLVNFSISPGLSTRITVYELNPAGDVVRRYSHSVPGFAFIHDFVITPHYCIFFQNAVSFNPLPFVLGQKGAGECVQFHPEKPTQAVIISRRGDHEKRVISVNSGFVFHHVNAFEAGKTLVVDSISYDSLPTLEPGQDYREVDFDALAPGQLWRFRFDLASGSVAQQKLDERCVEFPVVHPDRVGRDYRYLFVGAAHEPTGNAPLQGVLKVDLQTGDRQLWSAAPYGYGSEPIFVPRPGATAEDDGWVLVLIYNAERQKSELVILDGRDLGRGAIATLRLGHHVPYGLHGSFTPEYFGDL, encoded by the coding sequence ATGCAAACCCAACCGCTCTCTACCACTCGCCCCTACAGCCGCAGAGATTGGCAGACAGGCTATCGCTCCTTGGAGCAAGAGCTTGATTACGCCATCGAGGATGTTGCAGGTGAAATTCCGCCAGAGCTAGAGGGGACGCTGTTTCGCAATGGGCCGGGGCGGCTGGAACTGGGGGGGCAGCGCTATCGGCATCCGTTTGATGGCGATGGGATGGTGTGTGCGATCGCCCTCCGCAACGGTCGCGCCCATTTTCGCAATCGCTTTGTCCGCACCGAGGGATTTGTCGCAGAGCAGCAGGCGCAGAAGATTCTCTATCGCGGCGTATTTGGCACACAGAAACCGGGCGGCGTGCTGTCAAACGCCTTCGATCTGCGCCGCAAAAATATTGCCAATACCAACGTGATTTACTGGGGCGGCAAGCTGCTGGCATTGTGGGAAGCAGCCGAACCCTATCGCCTCGACCCGCGCACCCTGGAAACGCTGGGCCCCGACGACCTGAAGGGCGGGCTAAAGCCTGGTGAAGCGTTCGCGGCGCATCCCTGGGTTGACCCCGCTAGCGAACTGGACGGCGGCGAACCCTGCCTGGTGAATTTTTCCATTAGCCCCGGACTCTCGACGCGAATCACGGTCTACGAACTCAACCCGGCAGGCGACGTGGTGCGCCGCTATAGCCACTCAGTCCCCGGTTTCGCGTTTATCCACGATTTTGTGATTACGCCCCACTACTGCATCTTCTTCCAGAATGCCGTGTCGTTTAACCCGCTGCCGTTTGTGCTGGGGCAGAAGGGGGCGGGCGAGTGCGTCCAGTTTCATCCCGAAAAGCCGACGCAGGCAGTGATCATTTCCCGCCGGGGCGACCATGAGAAGCGGGTGATTTCGGTCAATTCAGGATTTGTGTTTCACCATGTGAATGCCTTTGAAGCGGGCAAAACCCTGGTGGTGGACTCCATCAGCTACGATTCGCTGCCGACGCTAGAACCGGGACAGGACTATCGCGAGGTGGATTTTGACGCGCTGGCTCCGGGGCAACTCTGGCGCTTTCGCTTCGACCTGGCATCGGGTTCTGTGGCTCAGCAAAAGCTCGACGAACGCTGTGTCGAGTTTCCGGTGGTGCATCCCGACCGGGTGGGACGCGACTATCGCTATTTGTTTGTCGGGGCAGCTCACGAACCGACGGGCAATGCGCCGCTGCAAGGGGTGCTGAAGGTGGATTTGCAGACGGGCGATCGCCAGCTTTGGAGCGCTGCGCCCTACGGCTATGGCAGCGAACCCATCTTTGTGCCGCGGCCTGGGGCCACCGCAGAGGATGACGGCTGGGTGCTGGTGCTGATCTACAATGCCGAGCGGCAAAAGTCGGAACTGGTGATTCTGGATGGGCGGGATTTGGGCCGGGGGGCGATCGCCACGCTGCGGCTAGGGCATCACGTTCCCTACGGGCTACACGGCAGCTTCACTCCCGAATATTTTGGTGACCTTTGA
- a CDS encoding J domain-containing protein, whose product MNLAECYRILGLRSSATYEEIKSSYRRLARRYHPDLNPGSAQQAEQFIQVNAAYRRLMELVRPASMGDRPLPSPAPPRPAPSAADASPSAASPKATSPSSAQKAQTQRSPTAQSSSGIRKRPPIQRNPDASPTDHQLKEHVYSRLQQLLRQQRYPRAVALVEGLAQRLPNDLEVRQWLAIAYQRWGRHLVDLKQPEKARTYLNKALRTDPRNRALWFEVDRDLRRLDGIEIL is encoded by the coding sequence ATGAACCTTGCTGAGTGCTATCGGATTTTGGGACTGAGAAGCAGCGCCACCTACGAGGAGATCAAATCTTCCTATCGGCGGCTGGCGCGGCGATATCATCCCGACCTGAATCCGGGCAGCGCTCAGCAGGCAGAGCAGTTTATCCAGGTGAATGCGGCCTATCGGCGGCTGATGGAGTTGGTGCGACCAGCGAGCATGGGCGATCGCCCTCTGCCTTCCCCTGCCCCGCCGCGACCCGCACCAAGCGCAGCCGATGCTTCCCCATCAGCCGCCTCGCCAAAAGCCACATCGCCCTCCTCCGCCCAAAAAGCCCAAACCCAGCGGAGTCCCACCGCACAGTCCAGCTCTGGCATTCGCAAGCGCCCGCCGATCCAGCGCAACCCGGATGCCTCGCCGACGGATCATCAGCTCAAAGAGCATGTCTATAGCCGCCTCCAGCAATTGTTGCGGCAGCAGCGCTATCCCCGCGCCGTCGCGCTGGTTGAAGGGCTGGCCCAGCGGCTGCCCAACGACCTAGAGGTGCGCCAATGGCTGGCGATCGCCTATCAGCGCTGGGGCCGCCACCTGGTTGACCTGAAGCAGCCCGAAAAAGCCCGCACCTATCTCAACAAGGCCCTCCGCACCGACCCGCGCAATCGCGCCCTCTGGTTTGAGGTCGATCGCGACCTGCGCCGACTGGACGGCATCGAGATTTTGTAA
- a CDS encoding ATP-dependent Clp protease proteolytic subunit: protein MPIGIPSVPYRLPGSSFEQWISIYERLFRERIIFLAEEVDDGIANAIVAYMLYLDSDDNTKPIYLYINSPGGSVTAGMAIYDTMQHIKSEVVTICVGLAASMGAFLLTAGAKGKRLALPHARIMIHQPLGGTGRRQATDIDIEARQILRVRQELNEMMALHTGKTVEQIEKDTDRDYFMSAQEAMEYGLIDRVITDANAQS, encoded by the coding sequence ATGCCGATTGGAATTCCTAGCGTCCCCTATCGCCTCCCTGGCAGTTCCTTTGAGCAGTGGATCAGCATCTACGAGCGGCTGTTTCGGGAGCGGATTATTTTTCTAGCAGAAGAAGTAGATGACGGCATTGCGAATGCAATTGTCGCCTATATGCTTTATCTCGATTCGGACGACAACACGAAGCCAATTTATCTTTATATCAATTCGCCGGGCGGCTCGGTGACAGCAGGCATGGCAATCTACGACACCATGCAGCACATCAAGTCGGAAGTGGTGACGATCTGCGTGGGGCTGGCGGCCTCGATGGGCGCATTTTTGCTGACGGCGGGCGCAAAAGGAAAGCGACTGGCGCTGCCCCATGCGCGGATCATGATTCACCAGCCGCTAGGCGGAACGGGTCGTCGCCAGGCCACCGACATCGACATCGAAGCGCGGCAAATCTTGCGGGTGCGCCAGGAACTCAATGAGATGATGGCGCTGCACACGGGCAAGACGGTGGAGCAGATTGAGAAAGACACCGATCGCGACTATTTCATGTCAGCGCAGGAGGCGATGGAATACGGCTTGATTGACCGAGTGATTACGGATGCGAACGCCCAAAGTTGA
- a CDS encoding flavin reductase family protein yields MEIDPELLEPSLRYKLLIGSVVPRPIAFVSSLSPQGVANLAPFSYFNAVGHIPLALMFSVSLKPDGSEKDTLRNVRPPSEGGTGEYVINLAIESYAHQVAECAEPLPYGESEFDYVNLSPAPSKVVKPPRVAESPVAFECRTLQIVPVGQFHVVIGQVVHLFVRDDVLGDRNRIDSDKLGAIGRMAGYEYCRTGDRFEIPNGFPKPAES; encoded by the coding sequence ATGGAAATTGACCCTGAGCTGCTGGAACCGTCGCTGCGCTATAAGCTGCTAATCGGCAGCGTCGTGCCCCGTCCGATCGCCTTTGTTTCCAGCCTATCGCCCCAGGGCGTGGCCAATCTTGCGCCGTTTTCCTATTTCAACGCGGTGGGACACATTCCCCTGGCGCTGATGTTTAGCGTTAGCCTGAAGCCCGACGGCAGCGAGAAGGATACCCTGCGGAACGTGCGCCCGCCCAGCGAAGGCGGCACCGGAGAATACGTCATCAACTTGGCGATCGAATCCTACGCGCATCAGGTGGCGGAATGCGCCGAGCCGCTGCCCTATGGCGAGTCGGAGTTTGACTATGTGAATCTGTCGCCTGCACCCAGCAAAGTGGTGAAGCCGCCCCGCGTGGCGGAGTCGCCCGTGGCGTTTGAATGCCGCACGCTGCAAATCGTTCCGGTGGGCCAGTTTCATGTGGTGATCGGGCAGGTGGTGCATCTGTTTGTGCGAGACGACGTGCTGGGGGATCGCAACCGGATTGACTCCGATAAGCTGGGCGCGATCGGGCGGATGGCGGGCTACGAGTATTGCCGTACGGGCGATCGCTTCGAGATTCCCAACGGCTTTCCCAAACCAGCCGAAAGCTAG
- a CDS encoding precorrin-8X methylmutase, which translates to MEWHITDAQSLRIIDREIGNHAFSPAEYEIVRRVIYATADFEYRDLIRFSEQALQAGAAALAARSTIIVDVPMVQVGIVPIIQATFANPVYCSMDALTRPQREKTRVSWGIETLARRYPEGIFVVGQAQTALSGLVDLIEKEEIKPALVIGTPAGFIGMGSAVERLKDSLVPHIRIEGRKGNAVVAAAIVSGLVDLSWQAYGKENE; encoded by the coding sequence ATGGAGTGGCATATTACCGATGCTCAAAGCCTGAGAATCATCGATCGGGAAATAGGCAATCACGCCTTTTCGCCTGCGGAATATGAAATTGTGCGGCGAGTTATTTACGCAACGGCCGACTTTGAGTATCGGGATCTGATTCGCTTTTCGGAGCAGGCGTTGCAAGCGGGAGCCGCAGCCCTCGCAGCCCGCAGCACGATTATTGTAGATGTGCCAATGGTGCAGGTCGGCATTGTGCCGATTATTCAGGCGACATTTGCCAATCCGGTCTATTGCAGCATGGACGCTCTGACTCGCCCGCAGCGCGAGAAAACCCGCGTGTCCTGGGGTATCGAAACGCTGGCTCGTCGCTATCCAGAGGGCATTTTTGTCGTTGGGCAGGCCCAAACCGCCCTCTCTGGATTAGTCGATCTGATTGAAAAAGAAGAAATTAAGCCTGCGCTGGTGATTGGCACGCCAGCCGGATTCATTGGCATGGGGTCGGCGGTGGAGCGGCTGAAAGATTCTCTAGTCCCCCATATCCGTATTGAAGGGCGCAAGGGCAATGCGGTGGTTGCAGCGGCAATTGTCAGCGGGCTGGTGGATCTGTCGTGGCAGGCCTACGGAAAGGAAAACGAGTGA
- a CDS encoding calcium-binding protein: MGLGGDDRLFGEAGDDRLDGGIGSDFLSGGEGNDQLDGGAGDDTLDGGAGSDTLTGGAGNNTYVIDAPGDRIVQSNNQTTTTIRSFITFNLGSLGLSAGFQNLVLLGNADINGTGNNGDNVLVGNRGSNVLRGLAGDDRISGGPGGNDLLDGGTGNDILVGNAGNNTFVIDSPGDRILGAGRGIDTVESSVDYFLVRGLENCNLRGEARLCVGNRLNNALTGNRNDNTLVGGAGADRLLGNDGNDTLSGGQGDDDLTGGRGNDTLTGGEGRDLFYYRSDRSFRTSDFGRDTITDFRGTDNIVLSRRTFGLRSSRGFGFSQDSEFAVVANNRLAASSSARIVYSTGSRTLFLNTNGSSSGFGSSGSSGAFITFSSPTNLSALSFLIV, from the coding sequence TTGGGTTTAGGCGGCGATGATCGGCTGTTTGGCGAAGCAGGAGACGATCGCTTAGACGGTGGAATTGGCAGTGACTTTTTGAGCGGCGGCGAGGGAAATGACCAGCTTGATGGCGGTGCCGGTGACGATACGCTTGATGGCGGCGCAGGCAGCGACACGCTCACCGGGGGAGCCGGGAACAACACTTACGTCATTGACGCACCGGGCGATCGCATCGTTCAAAGCAACAACCAAACCACCACAACCATTCGCTCTTTCATTACCTTTAACCTTGGTTCTCTGGGGCTGTCGGCGGGTTTTCAAAACCTCGTGTTGTTGGGCAATGCCGACATCAACGGCACAGGCAACAACGGGGATAACGTCCTGGTGGGCAATCGCGGCAGCAACGTGCTGCGGGGGCTGGCAGGAGACGACCGCATCTCTGGTGGGCCAGGCGGAAACGACCTGCTGGATGGTGGTACGGGCAACGATATCCTGGTGGGCAACGCAGGCAACAACACCTTTGTAATCGACAGTCCGGGCGATCGCATTTTGGGCGCAGGACGCGGCATTGATACGGTCGAGTCTTCGGTGGACTATTTCCTGGTGCGGGGGCTGGAGAACTGCAACCTACGGGGCGAGGCGCGGCTCTGCGTGGGCAATCGGCTCAACAACGCGCTGACGGGCAACCGCAACGACAACACCCTCGTCGGCGGCGCGGGCGCAGATCGACTGCTGGGCAACGACGGCAACGACACCCTCAGCGGCGGCCAGGGCGACGACGACCTCACAGGCGGTCGCGGCAACGACACGCTGACCGGGGGCGAGGGGCGCGATTTGTTCTACTACCGGAGCGATCGCAGCTTTAGAACCAGCGACTTTGGGCGCGACACCATTACCGATTTCCGAGGCACAGACAACATCGTCTTATCGCGGCGCACCTTCGGACTCCGCAGCAGTCGAGGCTTTGGGTTTAGCCAAGACAGCGAATTTGCCGTCGTAGCCAACAATCGCCTGGCCGCCAGCAGCAGCGCCCGCATTGTCTACAGCACCGGGTCGCGCACGCTGTTTCTCAACACCAACGGCAGCAGCAGCGGCTTTGGCTCCTCTGGCAGCAGCGGTGCATTCATCACGTTCAGCAGCCCCACCAACCTCAGCGCCCTCAGCTTCTTGATTGTTTAG
- a CDS encoding DUF3253 domain-containing protein — protein sequence MNSDMIRECILKQVQQRGLDKSICPSEVARSLGGETWRSLMPLVREVGADLAKSGAIVVTQKGIPVDPQTARGPIRFRQATDRGNGDVS from the coding sequence ATGAATTCTGACATGATTCGCGAGTGCATCCTGAAACAAGTACAACAGCGCGGGCTCGACAAGAGCATTTGCCCGTCGGAAGTGGCGCGATCGCTCGGTGGCGAAACCTGGCGATCGCTGATGCCGCTGGTGCGCGAGGTCGGAGCAGACTTGGCGAAATCTGGGGCGATTGTCGTCACTCAGAAGGGCATCCCCGTTGACCCACAGACCGCTAGGGGGCCAATTCGATTTAGGCAGGCGACGGATCGGGGGAATGGGGACGTTTCGTAA
- a CDS encoding nucleoside deaminase, whose product MSAVSEQDLVLLRRAIALSHSAREHGNRPFGAVLADASGHILAEGENTQVTDQDCTGHAETNLLRQMDKSLSLDMLAQCTLYASTEPCPMCAGAVFWSGVGRLVYALSSDRLYKTQGESPYQLPLSAEAVLRHGKRPVEVIGPVLEEEALKAFSDFFLVGKSAQS is encoded by the coding sequence ATGAGTGCTGTCAGTGAGCAGGATTTGGTGCTATTGCGGCGGGCGATCGCCCTGTCCCATAGCGCCCGCGAGCATGGCAACCGTCCCTTTGGCGCAGTGCTGGCGGATGCGTCGGGTCACATCCTGGCGGAGGGCGAAAACACCCAGGTCACCGACCAAGACTGCACCGGGCACGCTGAAACCAACCTGCTGCGGCAAATGGACAAAAGCCTCAGCCTAGACATGCTGGCACAATGCACCCTCTATGCCAGCACCGAACCCTGCCCGATGTGCGCCGGAGCCGTGTTTTGGAGCGGTGTAGGGCGGCTGGTGTATGCTCTCAGCAGCGATCGCCTCTACAAAACCCAGGGCGAGTCGCCCTACCAACTACCGCTCAGCGCCGAAGCAGTGCTGAGGCATGGCAAGCGCCCGGTCGAAGTGATTGGCCCGGTGCTGGAAGAGGAAGCTCTGAAAGCGTTCTCGGACTTTTTCTTAGTTGGCAAATCGGCTCAGAGCTAA
- a CDS encoding NF041680 family putative transposase, protein MIFNELQQFRQTLYASLGNARDALFDLMDAVLVSACIVSFVRLSQSPVFRRQWSSTYEALRDSRLPRSKVLKLLVQQIPTQQQPLLAGDASRWNRPAARRLKDRTLSGRTGHAPIAGQNYSTLAWIAEDRGSWALPLRHERITSFETPASKAAFQLKQVTRQLAVRPLAIYDRGYGNASFVNQTAGIEADLLLRVTSNRCVYGAPPAYRGRGAPAKHGHKMKLNDPDTWSVPVETVEVDDPNWGRVRVSRWSAYHFRKSPKRAMEVLRVEVLETQSSTRRLAPLWLVWLGEQMPPLETLWLHYLRRFAIEHWYRFAKQRLYWTHPQFSSVSATEQWSSLMPLLSWQLWLARKDCTDHPLPWQAPQETLTPGRVAQAFAGILAAIGTPAPAPKPRGKSPGRGKGHKPTPRPCYPMVKKRASKRKTSEQSLNSPVATAA, encoded by the coding sequence ATGATTTTCAACGAACTTCAGCAATTTCGCCAAACGTTGTATGCCAGCTTGGGAAACGCCAGAGATGCCCTGTTTGATCTGATGGATGCCGTGTTAGTGAGTGCGTGCATCGTGTCGTTTGTGAGGCTATCGCAGAGTCCTGTCTTTCGTCGCCAGTGGTCGAGCACCTATGAAGCGTTGCGCGATAGCCGCCTACCCCGATCAAAGGTGCTGAAGCTGTTGGTGCAGCAGATACCGACTCAGCAGCAACCGTTGTTGGCAGGTGATGCGAGTCGGTGGAACCGTCCTGCTGCCAGGCGTTTGAAAGACCGCACCTTATCAGGCAGAACAGGACATGCCCCGATAGCCGGACAAAACTACAGTACCTTAGCCTGGATTGCTGAAGACAGGGGCAGTTGGGCATTACCATTGCGGCATGAGCGCATCACCAGCTTTGAAACACCCGCCAGTAAAGCGGCATTCCAACTCAAACAAGTGACTCGGCAGTTAGCGGTGCGTCCGTTGGCGATCTACGACCGAGGGTACGGCAATGCCAGTTTTGTCAACCAAACGGCAGGGATTGAGGCAGACTTGCTGCTGCGGGTTACATCCAATCGATGTGTCTATGGCGCGCCCCCAGCGTATCGAGGGCGAGGCGCACCTGCCAAGCATGGACATAAGATGAAACTCAATGACCCTGACACTTGGAGTGTCCCGGTCGAAACCGTTGAAGTCGATGATCCCAACTGGGGACGAGTGCGGGTCAGTCGTTGGAGTGCATACCATTTCCGCAAATCCCCCAAACGGGCAATGGAAGTGTTGCGCGTGGAGGTGCTGGAGACACAGAGCAGCACGCGACGCTTGGCTCCTTTGTGGTTAGTTTGGCTGGGTGAGCAGATGCCTCCGTTAGAAACCCTGTGGTTGCACTACCTCCGTCGCTTTGCCATTGAACACTGGTATCGCTTTGCCAAGCAGAGGCTATATTGGACACATCCCCAGTTCAGTTCTGTATCGGCAACCGAACAGTGGAGCAGCCTGATGCCGTTGCTCAGTTGGCAGTTGTGGTTAGCGCGAAAGGACTGTACTGACCACCCCTTGCCCTGGCAGGCACCGCAAGAAACGTTGACTCCGGGTCGGGTCGCACAAGCGTTTGCAGGCATTTTGGCAGCGATTGGCACCCCTGCTCCTGCGCCTAAACCTCGTGGTAAATCGCCAGGACGAGGCAAGGGGCACAAGCCAACTCCTCGTCCCTGCTATCCGATGGTCAAAAAACGAGCCTCGAAACGCAAGACATCCGAACAATCCCTGAACAGTCCGGTTGCAACAGCAGCTTAA
- the rodA gene encoding rod shape-determining protein RodA, producing MLQKSFISRLRWKSLIYPWQDVDWTLLLLTVALTLLGGLAIRSAELTLQLTDWIQHWITGGVGLVLALAIARWRYDNLVNWHWLIYAITNVSLIIVILIGTTANGAQSWVTIGNFNVQPSEFAKVGVIISLAAILHERTASTIPAMLQAIAITGLPWLLIMLQPDLGTGLVFGAITLGMLYWANANPGWLLLLLSPLVSAILFSVYLPAWLAWTALMIFLGWRTLPWPLPGAIGAATINLVAGGMGKILWGMLKQYQRDRLTLFLDPDKDPLNGGYHLIQSRIAIGAGGLFGRGLNQGTQTQLNFIPEQHTDFIFSAIGEELGFVGCVAVLICFWLVCFRLVIIAQNAKDNFGSLLAIGVLAMIVFQVLVNIGMTIGLAPITGIPLPWLSYGRSALLTNFVAIGLVESVHNFRQRLRF from the coding sequence ATGCTACAAAAGTCCTTCATCAGCCGTCTCCGCTGGAAGTCGCTGATTTATCCCTGGCAGGATGTGGATTGGACGCTGCTGCTGCTAACGGTGGCGCTGACTTTGTTGGGGGGGCTGGCGATTCGGAGTGCAGAGCTAACGCTGCAACTGACGGATTGGATTCAGCATTGGATTACAGGCGGGGTGGGGCTGGTGCTGGCGCTGGCGATCGCCCGCTGGCGCTACGACAACCTGGTGAACTGGCACTGGCTGATTTATGCCATTACCAACGTATCGCTGATCATTGTGATTCTGATTGGCACAACGGCAAACGGGGCCCAGAGCTGGGTGACGATTGGCAACTTCAACGTGCAGCCGTCAGAGTTTGCCAAGGTCGGCGTGATTATCTCCCTGGCGGCGATTTTGCACGAGCGGACGGCTTCGACGATTCCAGCCATGCTCCAGGCGATCGCCATTACAGGGCTACCCTGGCTGCTCATCATGCTGCAACCCGACTTGGGCACGGGTCTGGTGTTTGGCGCAATTACCCTAGGGATGCTGTACTGGGCGAACGCCAACCCCGGCTGGCTGCTGCTGCTGCTGTCGCCGCTGGTGTCGGCTATTTTGTTTAGCGTCTATTTGCCGGCCTGGTTGGCCTGGACGGCGCTGATGATTTTTTTGGGATGGCGCACCCTGCCTTGGCCGCTGCCGGGGGCAATTGGCGCAGCAACCATCAACCTGGTGGCCGGCGGCATGGGCAAAATTCTCTGGGGAATGCTGAAGCAATATCAGCGCGATCGCCTGACGCTGTTCCTCGATCCTGATAAAGACCCCCTCAACGGCGGCTATCACCTGATTCAGTCGCGCATTGCCATCGGCGCTGGGGGGCTGTTTGGTCGGGGGCTGAATCAGGGCACTCAGACGCAGCTGAACTTCATTCCTGAGCAGCACACCGATTTTATTTTTTCTGCGATTGGTGAAGAGTTGGGTTTTGTCGGCTGTGTGGCAGTGCTGATTTGCTTTTGGCTGGTTTGCTTCCGGCTAGTCATCATCGCGCAAAACGCCAAAGACAACTTTGGTTCGCTGCTGGCGATTGGCGTGCTGGCGATGATTGTGTTTCAGGTATTGGTCAACATCGGCATGACAATCGGCCTGGCACCGATTACTGGCATTCCGCTGCCTTGGCTGAGTTATGGACGATCGGCTCTGCTCACCAATTTCGTCGCGATTGGGCTGGTGGAGTCAGTCCACAATTTCCGGCAGCGATTGCGCTTTTAG
- a CDS encoding VOC family protein, translating to MFDHLSLGVADLSRSLAFYDAILAPLSFTRCFALPHMAAYGPGQRPMFWIAHKAEFSTPPQPAIGFHLAFQAESRQAVDEFYKAAIAHGATDDGPPGLRPHYHPNYYAAFVLDPDGYRIEAVCHQPA from the coding sequence ATGTTCGACCATCTTTCGCTGGGTGTTGCTGACCTGTCGCGCAGCCTTGCCTTCTACGATGCCATCCTCGCGCCGCTGAGCTTTACTCGATGCTTTGCCCTGCCGCACATGGCTGCCTACGGCCCGGGCCAGCGCCCAATGTTTTGGATCGCGCACAAAGCAGAATTCTCAACCCCGCCCCAGCCCGCCATTGGCTTCCATCTTGCCTTCCAAGCCGAAAGCCGTCAGGCCGTAGATGAATTCTACAAAGCGGCGATCGCCCACGGAGCCACCGACGACGGCCCACCCGGACTCCGTCCCCACTATCACCCCAACTACTACGCCGCCTTCGTGCTAGACCCCGATGGGTATCGCATCGAGGCGGTTTGCCATCAACCCGCTTAA
- a CDS encoding folate/biopterin family MFS transporter has translation MVESSAGLGQAKANLTEFITEKVLFGNRPTPELVAILLVYFVQGILGLARLAVSFFLKDDLALSPAQVSALLGVAAIPWMIKPLFGFMSDGLPIFGYRRRPYLILSGVLGAIAWVAMSTVVHSAWAATLAIALSSLAIAVSDVIVDSLVVERARLESSKTSGSLQSICWGASALGGLITAYLSGFLLERFSVQTVFAITATFPLIVSLVAGLIDESPVMQPADWSAIRSQVKDLWAAISQKSIWLPTAFLFLWQATPTAESAFFFFTTNDLGFTPEFLGRVRLVTSLASLLGIWLFQRFFRTVPFRTFFGWTIVISTLLGMTMLLLVTHANRAIGIDDHWFSLGDSLILTVMGQIAYMPVLILAARLCPPGVEATLFALLMSITNLAALVSYELGAGLMHWLGVTEDNFSNLWLLVIITNLSTLLPLPFLGWLPGKEDETLEIHTPTPRATQPVVEIGEGVGVAE, from the coding sequence ATGGTTGAGTCCTCCGCTGGCTTGGGGCAGGCCAAGGCAAACCTCACGGAATTCATCACTGAGAAGGTGCTATTTGGCAATCGCCCAACGCCTGAACTGGTTGCGATTCTGCTGGTCTACTTTGTGCAGGGCATTTTGGGTCTGGCACGGCTGGCGGTCAGCTTTTTCCTGAAGGATGACCTGGCGCTGAGTCCGGCGCAGGTGTCGGCGCTGCTGGGCGTGGCTGCCATTCCCTGGATGATTAAGCCGCTGTTTGGCTTTATGTCTGACGGGCTGCCGATTTTTGGCTATCGTCGCCGTCCGTACCTGATCTTGTCGGGCGTACTGGGGGCGATCGCCTGGGTGGCTATGTCTACAGTCGTCCATAGTGCCTGGGCCGCCACGCTGGCGATCGCGCTGAGTTCATTGGCGATCGCCGTCAGCGATGTGATTGTGGACTCGCTAGTCGTTGAGCGGGCCCGCCTGGAATCCAGCAAAACGTCTGGTTCGCTGCAATCGATTTGCTGGGGCGCGTCGGCCCTGGGCGGGCTGATAACGGCCTACCTCAGCGGCTTCTTGCTGGAGCGGTTTTCGGTGCAGACCGTGTTTGCCATTACAGCCACCTTCCCGCTGATCGTGTCGCTGGTGGCAGGGCTAATCGACGAATCCCCCGTCATGCAGCCTGCCGACTGGTCAGCCATTCGGTCGCAGGTGAAGGATTTGTGGGCTGCTATTTCGCAAAAGTCCATCTGGCTCCCCACGGCCTTCCTCTTCCTCTGGCAGGCCACACCCACCGCCGAATCCGCCTTTTTCTTTTTCACCACCAACGACCTCGGCTTTACCCCAGAGTTTCTGGGCCGCGTCCGTCTGGTCACCAGCCTGGCCTCGCTGCTGGGCATCTGGCTCTTCCAGCGGTTCTTTCGCACCGTCCCCTTCCGCACCTTCTTTGGCTGGACGATTGTGATTTCTACGCTGCTGGGCATGACCATGCTGCTGCTGGTAACCCACGCAAACCGGGCGATCGGCATTGATGACCACTGGTTTAGCCTGGGCGACAGCCTGATCCTGACCGTCATGGGACAGATCGCCTATATGCCCGTGCTGATTTTGGCCGCCCGCCTCTGCCCGCCCGGTGTAGAAGCGACGCTCTTCGCCCTGCTGATGTCCATCACCAACCTGGCTGCGCTGGTGTCCTACGAACTGGGCGCAGGGCTGATGCACTGGCTCGGCGTAACCGAAGACAACTTCTCAAACCTGTGGCTATTGGTCATCATCACCAATCTCAGCACCCTGCTGCCGCTGCCTTTCCTGGGTTGGCTCCCCGGCAAAGAGGATGAAACACTGGAAATCCACACCCCCACTCCGCGAGCAACGCAGCCCGTCGTAGAGATTGGCGAAGGGGTCGGCGTAGCGGAGTGA